In one Salipiger abyssi genomic region, the following are encoded:
- a CDS encoding GH1 family beta-glucosidase, with product MQLNRKDFPEDFLFGTATSSYQIEGHAFGGAGRTHWDDYADTPGNVVRAENGATACDHYHRYAEDLDLVAAAGFDAYRFSISWARVLPEGRGTPNPDGLDFYDRLTDAMLERGLKPYATLYHWELPSALADLGGWRNRDIAAWFGDFTETIMRRLGDRMDTVATINEPWCVAWLGHFLGGHAPGLRDIRAAARAMHHVLLAHGRAIEVMRGLGMEGLGGVFNLEWAHPADDSEEAYEAAARYDGIYNRWFMGGVFKGQYPDIVLDGLAPHMPEGWQDDMALISQPLDWCGINYYTRKLLAPAKGPWPSLKEVPGILPKTYMDWEIYPEGLLNFLERTASEYTGDLPIYVTENGMASHDDPVAGEVQDEHRIAFIEAHLADVRRALARGVPVKGYFVWSLLDNYEWSFGYDKRFGLVHVDFDTLARTPKASYHALKRALTGE from the coding sequence ATGCAACTGAACCGGAAAGACTTTCCCGAAGACTTCCTCTTCGGAACGGCAACCTCGAGCTATCAGATCGAAGGTCATGCCTTTGGCGGTGCCGGGCGCACCCATTGGGACGATTACGCCGACACGCCGGGCAATGTGGTGCGCGCCGAGAACGGCGCCACCGCCTGCGATCACTATCACCGCTATGCCGAGGATCTCGACCTCGTGGCCGCCGCCGGGTTCGACGCCTACCGCTTCTCGATCTCCTGGGCGCGGGTGCTGCCCGAGGGGCGCGGCACGCCCAACCCCGACGGGCTCGATTTCTACGACCGGCTGACCGACGCGATGCTGGAGCGCGGGCTGAAACCCTATGCCACACTCTATCACTGGGAGCTGCCCTCGGCGCTTGCCGATCTCGGCGGCTGGCGCAACCGCGACATCGCGGCCTGGTTCGGCGATTTCACCGAAACGATCATGCGTCGGCTCGGCGACCGGATGGACACCGTCGCCACCATCAACGAGCCCTGGTGCGTCGCCTGGCTCGGCCATTTCCTCGGCGGACACGCGCCGGGTCTGCGCGACATCCGCGCCGCCGCCCGCGCCATGCATCATGTGCTGCTCGCCCATGGTCGCGCCATCGAGGTGATGCGCGGGCTGGGGATGGAGGGGCTCGGCGGCGTCTTCAACCTGGAATGGGCGCATCCCGCCGATGACAGCGAAGAGGCCTATGAGGCCGCCGCGCGCTATGACGGGATCTACAACCGCTGGTTCATGGGCGGCGTGTTCAAGGGGCAATACCCGGATATCGTGCTGGACGGTCTGGCGCCGCATATGCCCGAGGGCTGGCAGGACGACATGGCGCTGATCTCGCAACCGCTCGACTGGTGCGGCATCAACTACTACACCCGCAAGCTGCTCGCTCCCGCGAAAGGCCCCTGGCCGTCGCTCAAGGAGGTGCCCGGCATCCTGCCCAAGACCTATATGGACTGGGAGATCTATCCTGAGGGACTGCTGAACTTTCTCGAACGCACTGCAAGCGAATATACCGGCGATCTGCCGATCTATGTGACCGAGAACGGCATGGCCTCGCATGACGATCCGGTGGCGGGCGAGGTGCAGGACGAGCACCGTATCGCCTTTATCGAGGCGCATCTGGCCGATGTCCGGCGGGCGCTGGCGCGCGGGGTGCCGGTGAAGGGCTATTTCGTCTGGTCGCTGCTCGACAATTACGAGTGGAGCTTTGGCTACGACAAGCGCTTCGGGCTGGTGCATGTGGATTTCGACACGCTTGCACGCACGCCGAAAGCCTCCTACCACGCGCTGAAGAGAGCGCTAACAGGAGAGTAG
- a CDS encoding glucokinase, which translates to MSHGITAVLADIGGTNTRVALAHGADVETGSIRRFRNAEHAGIGDVLRAYLAEEQVAPQAVCVAMAGPVRDSAGTLTNLDWEVNREILAEATGAETLAVLNDLQAQGHALGHIAADKLTTLLPGQPASPQSARLVIGVGTGMNAAPVYRLGDRTLVPPSEAGHATLALRSDDELRLFQYVSRKHDGAGVEHFLSGRGFERIWNWLCDEDGIEDEKPAAEIMALMEAGDARATRAVETFSMLLGRVCGDLGLVTLPFGGIYLVGGVAAHFGPHLMNCGFAEGFRDKGRFSTFMDQFPVHLVTDDYAALTGCACHLTEQLQMQG; encoded by the coding sequence ATGAGCCACGGGATCACGGCGGTTCTGGCGGATATCGGCGGCACCAATACCCGCGTCGCGCTGGCGCATGGGGCAGATGTGGAGACCGGCAGCATCCGCCGCTTCCGCAATGCCGAACATGCCGGCATCGGCGATGTGCTGCGCGCCTATCTCGCCGAGGAACAGGTCGCGCCGCAGGCCGTCTGCGTCGCCATGGCCGGCCCGGTGCGCGACAGCGCCGGCACGCTGACCAATCTCGACTGGGAGGTGAACCGCGAGATCCTCGCCGAAGCGACGGGGGCCGAGACGCTGGCGGTGCTGAACGACCTTCAGGCGCAGGGCCACGCGCTGGGCCATATCGCGGCGGACAAGCTCACCACCCTCCTGCCCGGTCAGCCCGCCAGCCCGCAATCCGCGCGGCTGGTGATCGGTGTCGGCACCGGCATGAACGCGGCACCGGTCTATCGCCTCGGCGACCGCACGCTGGTGCCGCCGTCGGAGGCCGGCCATGCCACGCTGGCGCTGCGTTCCGACGATGAGCTGCGGCTCTTTCAATATGTCTCTCGCAAGCATGACGGCGCCGGGGTCGAGCATTTCCTCTCCGGGCGCGGGTTCGAGCGGATCTGGAACTGGCTCTGCGACGAGGACGGCATCGAAGACGAGAAACCCGCCGCCGAGATCATGGCGCTGATGGAGGCCGGCGACGCCCGCGCTACCCGCGCGGTCGAGACGTTCTCGATGCTGCTGGGCCGGGTCTGCGGCGATCTGGGGCTGGTCACCCTGCCCTTTGGCGGCATTTACCTCGTCGGCGGCGTCGCGGCGCATTTCGGCCCGCATCTGATGAATTGCGGCTTTGCCGAGGGCTTCCGCGACAAGGGCCGGTTCAGCACGTTCATGGACCAGTTTCCGGTGCATCTTGTGACAGACGACTATGCGGCGCTTACAGGATGTGCATGCCACTTAACCGAACAGTTGCAAATGCAGGGCTAA
- a CDS encoding glycogen/starch/alpha-glucan phosphorylase: protein MLQMKTPPLRDAILRHLTYSFGKDPEHAILEDWRMALSYAVRDRIVDAWFKATGKTYDTGAKRVYYLSMEFLIGRLLEDGIVNLELVEEAKAALADFSKDYHEVLADEPDAALGNGGLGRLAACFLESLSTIGCPAHGYGIRYEHGLFRQSFVDGRQVEQPELWLKQRHAWEFERPEVRYRIGFGGHIDTRGETVRWYPAEEVEAEAFDTPIVGWRGHWANTLRLWSGRAIHPFDLDAFNHGDYARAAAPEALARTISRVLYPDDTTEQGKELRLKQEYFLTGAALRDILRRFNNQFGDLRKLPEKVAIQLNDTHPAIAGPELVRILHDERGIEFDEAMEIARGTLSYTNHTLLPEALESWDETLFGRLLPRHIQIIDRIDSTHAAKNPSRTQSMRADHQVKMGQLSFVMAHHVNGVSALHTELMKTTVFEELHRLHPERIVNETNGVTPRRWLLACNPRLAGLITESIGEDWVDDLEQLEKLEPYIEDAGWLDRYARVKRDNKTELSNWMGQTYGLHVSPDMLFDVQIKRMHEYKRQHLNILETIAHWQEIRDNPDAGWVPRLKLFAGKAAPGYFFAKDIIRLINDAAAVINSDPVTGKYLKVAFLPNYNVSLAERLIPAADLSEQISTAGKEASGTGNMKFALNGAPTVGTLDGANVEIRDHVGAENFFLFGLTAEEVVERRSVENHAWKAVEADPRLKRALDAIREGRFSPSEPERYHGVVDNLQGADYFLVCSDFSDYWRAQREVDQAFAEPTGWARMAAYNTARSGWFSSDRTIRGYMSDIWQAKSLLDI from the coding sequence ATGCTTCAGATGAAGACACCGCCCCTCCGCGACGCCATTCTGCGCCATCTGACCTATTCCTTCGGCAAGGATCCCGAACACGCCATCCTCGAGGACTGGCGCATGGCGCTGAGCTATGCGGTGCGCGACCGGATCGTCGACGCCTGGTTCAAGGCCACGGGCAAAACCTATGACACCGGCGCCAAACGGGTCTATTACCTGTCGATGGAGTTCCTGATCGGGCGGCTGCTCGAGGACGGCATCGTCAATCTGGAACTGGTCGAAGAGGCAAAGGCCGCGCTCGCCGATTTTTCCAAGGATTATCACGAGGTGCTGGCCGACGAGCCCGACGCGGCGCTCGGCAATGGCGGGCTCGGCCGGCTCGCCGCCTGTTTCCTCGAAAGCCTCTCGACCATCGGCTGCCCGGCGCATGGCTACGGCATCCGCTACGAGCATGGCCTCTTCCGGCAGAGCTTTGTCGACGGGCGCCAGGTCGAGCAGCCAGAGCTCTGGCTCAAGCAGCGCCACGCCTGGGAATTCGAACGCCCCGAGGTGCGCTATCGCATCGGCTTCGGCGGCCACATCGACACCCGCGGCGAAACCGTGCGCTGGTATCCCGCCGAAGAGGTCGAGGCAGAGGCCTTCGATACGCCCATCGTCGGCTGGCGCGGGCACTGGGCCAATACGCTGCGGCTCTGGTCGGGCCGCGCCATCCACCCGTTCGATCTCGACGCTTTCAACCACGGCGATTACGCGCGTGCCGCCGCCCCCGAGGCGCTGGCGCGCACGATTTCCCGCGTGCTCTATCCCGACGACACCACCGAACAGGGCAAGGAGCTGCGGCTGAAGCAGGAGTATTTCCTGACCGGCGCCGCGCTACGCGACATCCTGCGCCGCTTCAACAACCAGTTCGGCGATCTGCGCAAACTGCCCGAAAAGGTGGCGATCCAGCTCAACGACACCCACCCGGCCATCGCCGGGCCGGAGCTGGTGCGCATCCTGCATGACGAGCGCGGCATCGAATTCGACGAGGCGATGGAGATCGCGCGCGGCACGCTTTCCTACACCAACCACACGCTGCTGCCCGAAGCGCTGGAAAGCTGGGACGAAACCCTCTTTGGCCGGCTGCTGCCGCGTCACATCCAGATCATCGACCGGATCGACAGCACGCATGCGGCCAAGAACCCCTCGCGCACCCAGTCGATGCGGGCCGATCATCAGGTCAAGATGGGCCAGCTCTCCTTTGTCATGGCGCATCACGTCAATGGCGTCTCGGCGCTGCATACCGAGCTGATGAAGACCACCGTCTTCGAAGAGCTGCACCGCCTGCACCCCGAGCGCATCGTCAACGAGACCAACGGCGTCACGCCGCGCCGCTGGCTCCTTGCCTGCAACCCGCGCCTCGCCGGGCTGATCACCGAATCCATCGGCGAGGATTGGGTCGACGATCTCGAACAGCTCGAAAAGCTCGAACCCTATATCGAGGATGCCGGCTGGCTCGACCGCTACGCCCGGGTCAAGCGCGACAACAAGACCGAGCTGTCGAACTGGATGGGCCAGACCTACGGGCTGCATGTGAGCCCCGACATGCTCTTTGATGTGCAGATCAAGCGCATGCACGAATACAAGCGCCAGCATCTCAACATCCTCGAAACCATCGCCCACTGGCAGGAGATCCGCGACAACCCCGATGCCGGCTGGGTGCCGCGGCTGAAGCTCTTTGCCGGCAAGGCGGCGCCGGGCTATTTCTTTGCCAAGGACATCATCCGCCTGATCAACGACGCGGCGGCGGTGATCAATTCCGATCCGGTGACCGGCAAATATCTCAAGGTCGCCTTCCTGCCGAACTACAACGTCTCGCTGGCCGAGCGGCTCATTCCCGCCGCCGATTTGTCAGAGCAGATCTCCACCGCAGGCAAGGAGGCCTCGGGCACCGGCAATATGAAATTCGCGCTGAACGGCGCGCCCACCGTCGGCACGCTCGACGGCGCCAATGTCGAGATCCGCGACCATGTGGGGGCCGAGAACTTCTTCCTCTTCGGCCTGACCGCCGAGGAGGTGGTCGAGCGCCGCAGCGTCGAAAACCATGCCTGGAAGGCGGTCGAGGCCGATCCGCGCCTCAAGCGAGCGCTCGACGCGATCCGCGAGGGCCGGTTCTCGCCGTCGGAGCCCGAGCGCTATCACGGCGTGGTCGATAATCTGCAAGGCGCCGATTACTTCCTCGTCTGCTCGGATTTCAGCGATTACTGGCGCGCGCAGCGCGAGGTGGATCAGGCCTTTGCCGAGCCCACGGGCTGGGCGCGCATGGCCGCCTACAACACCGCGCGCTCGGGCTGGTTCTCGTCGGATCGCACGATCCGGGGCTATATGTCTGATATTTGGCAGGCGAAGAGCCTGCTCGACATCTAA
- the glgB gene encoding 1,4-alpha-glucan branching protein GlgB encodes MTDANHPTAPDFQRLINGHHDDPFSILGPHSQDGARSVTAFDPGAREMWAVIGDKPHPLAPVDGAPGVFRGKVPGDKPYFLRGAAGGNSWEFEDAYRFGPVLGEIDEYLLGEGSHLRLWEALGAHVIEHEGVRGTQFAVWAPNAKRVSVVGDFNWWDGLRHTMRRRGATGVWEIFVPAVGDGALYRYEIVGPDGQLQPHKSDPVGFGSEHPPANASIVRDIEGYGWSDGDWMTSRQAAQNREAPISVYEVHLPSWRRKDWGRPISYVEAATELVDYVKEMGFTHIELLPISEYPFDGSWGYQPIGMFAPTIRCGLPHEFRDLVNAAHRAGLGVILDWVPGHFPSDPHGLGKFDGTALYEHADPREGFHKDWNTLIYNYGRAEVSNFLTANALYWLEEYHADGLRVDAVASMLYRDYSRQPGEWVPNKDGGRENYEAISLLQRMNTATYGENPGIVTVAEESTAYPGVSQPVDQGGLGFGFKWNMGWMNDTLEYVKKDPVYRQYHHHQMTFGLVYAFSENFILPISHDEVVHGKGSMIGKMPGSDWEKFANLRAYYGFMWGHPGKKLLFMGQELAQWSEWNHDAQVDWDCLQNPAHAGIQALVRDLNHLYRDTPALHAKDCYADGFQWICGDDAQNSVFSWVRRGAPGDPEVVVICNFTPQEQGSYRMGMPATGRWREALNSDAEIYGGGNRGNYGAVEAHAGDHHGQPAYADVTIPPLSTVYLIRDS; translated from the coding sequence ATGACCGATGCAAATCACCCCACCGCCCCGGACTTTCAACGCCTGATCAACGGGCATCACGACGATCCCTTCTCCATTCTCGGACCGCACTCGCAGGACGGCGCGCGCAGCGTGACCGCCTTCGATCCCGGTGCCCGCGAGATGTGGGCGGTGATCGGCGACAAGCCCCACCCGCTGGCGCCGGTCGACGGCGCGCCGGGAGTGTTTCGCGGCAAGGTGCCGGGCGATAAACCCTATTTCCTGCGCGGCGCCGCCGGCGGCAACAGCTGGGAATTCGAAGACGCCTATCGCTTCGGCCCGGTGCTGGGCGAGATCGACGAATATCTGCTCGGCGAAGGCAGCCATCTGCGGCTCTGGGAAGCGCTCGGCGCCCATGTGATCGAGCATGAGGGCGTGCGCGGCACACAATTCGCAGTCTGGGCGCCGAACGCTAAGCGCGTCTCCGTCGTAGGCGATTTCAACTGGTGGGACGGGCTGCGCCACACCATGCGCCGGCGCGGCGCCACCGGCGTCTGGGAGATCTTTGTTCCCGCGGTCGGCGACGGCGCGCTCTACCGCTACGAGATCGTCGGCCCCGACGGCCAGCTCCAGCCGCATAAATCCGACCCGGTGGGCTTTGGCTCCGAACACCCGCCCGCCAACGCCTCCATCGTGCGCGATATCGAGGGCTATGGCTGGTCGGATGGCGACTGGATGACCTCGCGCCAGGCGGCGCAGAACCGCGAGGCGCCGATCTCCGTCTACGAGGTCCACCTGCCCTCCTGGCGGCGCAAGGACTGGGGCCGCCCGATCTCTTACGTCGAGGCGGCGACCGAGCTGGTCGACTACGTCAAGGAGATGGGCTTTACCCATATCGAGCTGCTGCCGATCAGCGAATACCCGTTCGACGGCTCCTGGGGCTATCAACCCATCGGCATGTTCGCGCCCACCATCCGCTGCGGCCTGCCGCATGAGTTCCGCGATCTGGTCAATGCCGCGCACCGCGCCGGGCTGGGGGTGATCCTCGACTGGGTGCCGGGGCATTTCCCCTCCGACCCGCACGGGCTGGGCAAGTTCGACGGCACCGCGCTCTATGAGCATGCCGACCCGCGCGAGGGGTTCCACAAGGACTGGAACACTCTGATCTACAATTACGGCCGGGCGGAGGTGTCGAACTTCCTGACCGCCAACGCGCTCTACTGGCTGGAGGAATACCATGCCGACGGGCTGCGGGTGGATGCGGTGGCCTCGATGCTCTATCGCGACTATTCGCGCCAGCCCGGCGAATGGGTGCCCAACAAGGATGGCGGGCGCGAGAATTACGAGGCCATTTCCCTGCTGCAACGGATGAACACCGCCACCTATGGCGAGAACCCGGGCATCGTGACCGTGGCCGAGGAAAGCACCGCCTATCCCGGCGTGTCGCAGCCGGTCGATCAGGGCGGGCTGGGCTTTGGCTTCAAGTGGAACATGGGGTGGATGAACGACACCCTGGAATACGTCAAGAAAGACCCGGTCTACCGCCAGTACCATCACCACCAGATGACCTTTGGCCTGGTCTATGCGTTTTCCGAGAATTTCATCCTGCCGATCAGCCATGACGAGGTGGTGCACGGCAAGGGCTCGATGATCGGCAAGATGCCAGGCAGCGACTGGGAGAAATTCGCCAATCTGCGCGCCTATTACGGCTTTATGTGGGGCCATCCGGGCAAGAAGCTGCTGTTCATGGGCCAGGAGCTCGCGCAGTGGTCGGAATGGAACCACGACGCCCAGGTCGACTGGGATTGCCTGCAAAACCCGGCCCATGCCGGCATTCAGGCGCTGGTGCGCGATCTCAACCATCTCTACCGGGACACGCCGGCGCTGCATGCAAAGGATTGCTATGCGGACGGGTTCCAGTGGATCTGCGGCGACGACGCGCAGAATTCCGTTTTCTCCTGGGTGCGACGGGGAGCGCCCGGAGATCCCGAAGTTGTGGTGATCTGCAACTTCACCCCGCAAGAGCAAGGGTCGTATCGCATGGGGATGCCTGCGACCGGACGCTGGCGCGAGGCCCTGAACAGCGATGCCGAGATCTACGGGGGCGGCAATCGCGGAAACTATGGCGCCGTCGAGGCGCATGCGGGGGATCATCACGGTCAGCCGGCCTATGCCGACGTGACCATTCCGCCGCTCTCGACGGTCTATCTGATACGGGACAGTTGA
- the glgC gene encoding glucose-1-phosphate adenylyltransferase, whose translation MPWRNQRLAGRSMAFVLAGGRGSRLHELTNYRVKPAVYFGGKTRIIDFALSNAMNSGIRKIALATQYKAHSLIRHVQRGWSFFRAERHEFLDILPASQRVSEGMWYRGTVDAVAQNIDIIDSYDVDYIVILAGDHIYKMDYELMIRQHVETKADVTVGCLTVDRPEASAFGCMAVDDKDRITSFLEKPVDPPGLPDDPEKTLVSMGIYVFDWKFLRERLVEDLDNDASSHDFGNDMIPEIVAKGTAQAHRFEDSCVRSRPGAPAYWRDVGTIDAFWKANIDLTDFTPDLDLWDTDWPIWTYSELLPPAKFIHDEEDRRGSAVSSLVTGGCIISGTEIRESLLSTMCHTNSYASLYRAVALPYVYVSRHARLKNVVINRGVHIPEGLVVGEDPEEDAKWFRVSPGGVTLITQRMLDRREAEK comes from the coding sequence ATGCCATGGAGAAACCAGAGGCTGGCGGGGCGGAGCATGGCTTTCGTCCTCGCTGGCGGGCGCGGATCGCGCCTGCATGAGCTGACCAATTACCGCGTCAAACCCGCCGTCTATTTCGGCGGCAAGACGCGGATCATCGACTTCGCGCTGTCCAACGCGATGAATTCCGGCATCCGCAAGATCGCGCTGGCCACCCAGTACAAGGCGCATAGCCTGATCCGGCACGTCCAGCGCGGCTGGAGCTTTTTCCGCGCCGAGCGTCACGAGTTCCTTGACATCCTGCCGGCCTCGCAGCGGGTTTCCGAGGGCATGTGGTATCGCGGCACGGTCGATGCGGTGGCGCAGAATATCGACATCATCGACAGCTATGACGTGGATTACATCGTGATCCTCGCGGGCGACCACATCTACAAGATGGATTACGAGCTGATGATCCGTCAGCATGTGGAGACCAAGGCCGATGTCACCGTCGGCTGCCTCACCGTCGACCGCCCCGAGGCCAGCGCCTTTGGCTGCATGGCGGTGGACGACAAGGACCGCATCACCTCCTTCCTGGAAAAGCCGGTGGATCCGCCCGGCCTGCCCGACGATCCGGAAAAGACGCTGGTTTCCATGGGAATCTATGTGTTCGACTGGAAATTCCTGCGCGAGCGGCTGGTCGAGGATCTCGACAACGACGCCTCCAGCCACGATTTCGGCAATGACATGATCCCCGAGATCGTCGCCAAGGGCACGGCCCAGGCGCATCGCTTCGAGGATAGCTGCGTGCGCTCGCGCCCCGGCGCGCCGGCCTATTGGCGCGACGTCGGCACGATAGATGCGTTCTGGAAGGCCAATATCGACCTAACCGATTTCACCCCCGATCTCGATCTCTGGGACACGGACTGGCCGATCTGGACCTATTCCGAGCTGCTGCCGCCGGCGAAATTCATCCATGACGAGGAAGACCGGCGCGGCTCCGCCGTCAGTTCGCTGGTCACCGGCGGCTGCATCATATCCGGCACCGAGATCCGCGAGTCGCTGCTCTCGACCATGTGCCACACCAATTCCTATGCCTCGCTCTATCGCGCGGTGGCGCTGCCCTATGTCTATGTCTCGCGGCACGCGCGCCTTAAAAACGTGGTCATAAATCGTGGGGTACATATCCCCGAGGGGCTCGTCGTCGGCGAGGATCCCGAAGAAGATGCCAAATGGTTCCGCGTCAGCCCCGGCGGTGTGACCCTGATTACCCAGCGCATGCTGGACCGGAGAGAAGCCGAAAAATGA
- the glgA gene encoding glycogen synthase GlgA, giving the protein MTRVLSVASECVPLIKTGGLADVAGALPAALAPHGVEMRTLLPGYPPVMQAITRNHQVAEWDDLFGGFARVFRGKLGEQVVYALDAPHLYDRDGGPYIDAQGRDWPDNPERFAALSSAAAMIAADGIEGWAPQVLHCHDWQAGFAPLYLRELGAGDRVASLMTIHNIAFQGITRASMISTLGLPRSGFNEKGYEFWNNISALKAGLVYADKLSTVSPTYASELMTEEFGNGLDGLLRERQEDLVGILNGIDEALWTPPYKTPVGKAKHRAALREELGLPDWPGPVCVLISRLTSQKGLDILLQALPALLDRGGQLALLGTGERELERAFMAYAEAHPGVAVTIGYDEALARRLVAGGDAILVPSRFEPCGLTQLYGLRYGTLPLVALTGGLADTVINASPAGLAAGAATGLQFHPVTAQALAQALMKLVKLYEDRATWTKMMKNAMAAPVSWEHSAADYATLYREMVKAE; this is encoded by the coding sequence ATGACAAGAGTCCTGTCCGTGGCCTCGGAATGCGTCCCCCTGATCAAGACCGGGGGGCTCGCGGATGTGGCCGGCGCCCTGCCCGCCGCGCTGGCCCCTCACGGGGTCGAGATGCGCACGCTGCTGCCGGGCTACCCTCCGGTGATGCAGGCGATCACGCGGAATCACCAGGTGGCCGAATGGGACGATCTCTTCGGCGGCTTCGCGCGTGTCTTTCGCGGCAAGCTCGGCGAGCAGGTGGTCTATGCGCTCGACGCGCCGCATCTCTACGACCGCGACGGCGGCCCCTATATCGACGCGCAGGGCCGCGACTGGCCCGACAATCCCGAACGCTTCGCCGCGCTCTCCAGCGCCGCCGCGATGATCGCCGCCGACGGGATCGAGGGCTGGGCGCCGCAGGTCCTGCATTGCCATGACTGGCAGGCGGGCTTTGCGCCGCTCTATCTGCGCGAGCTCGGCGCCGGCGACCGGGTCGCCTCGCTGATGACGATCCACAATATCGCCTTTCAGGGCATCACCCGCGCCTCTATGATCTCCACGCTCGGGCTGCCGCGCTCCGGGTTTAACGAGAAGGGTTATGAATTCTGGAACAATATCAGCGCGCTGAAGGCCGGTCTTGTCTATGCGGATAAACTGTCCACCGTCTCGCCCACCTACGCATCAGAGCTGATGACGGAGGAGTTCGGCAACGGGCTCGACGGTCTGCTGCGCGAGCGGCAGGAGGATCTGGTCGGCATCCTCAACGGCATCGACGAGGCGCTCTGGACACCGCCCTACAAGACCCCCGTCGGCAAGGCCAAGCACCGCGCCGCCCTGCGCGAAGAGCTGGGCCTGCCCGACTGGCCCGGCCCGGTCTGCGTGCTGATCTCGCGGCTGACCTCGCAGAAAGGCCTCGACATCCTGCTTCAGGCGCTGCCCGCGCTGCTCGATCGCGGCGGCCAGCTGGCGCTGCTCGGCACCGGCGAGCGCGAGCTGGAACGCGCCTTCATGGCCTATGCCGAGGCGCATCCGGGCGTGGCCGTCACCATCGGCTATGACGAGGCGCTGGCGCGGCGGCTGGTCGCCGGCGGTGACGCCATCCTCGTGCCATCCCGATTCGAGCCTTGCGGCCTCACCCAGCTTTACGGGCTGCGCTATGGCACGCTGCCGCTGGTGGCGCTCACCGGCGGTCTCGCGGACACGGTGATCAACGCATCGCCTGCCGGATTGGCAGCCGGCGCGGCAACCGGGCTCCAGTTCCACCCGGTGACCGCGCAGGCCCTTGCGCAGGCCCTCATGAAACTGGTCAAACTCTATGAGGACCGTGCAACCTGGACCAAGATGATGAAAAACGCCATGGCGGCCCCGGTCAGCTGGGAACATTCCGCCGCCGACTACGCGACGCTCTACCGCGAGATGGTCAAAGCTGAATGA